The sequence TGGCCAatttaagttttctatttcttcctgattcaatcttggttggttgtgtgtttccaggaatttatcaatttcttctaggtttttcagtttgttagcatatagttgttcataatagtcttttgtttttctgtagcatcagttgtaatgtctcctttttcatttctgattgtgttgaCTTAAGTCTTCCCTTTTCTTgtttagtctagctagtggtttattgactttatcttttcaaagaattgacttttttattttattgacttttgtatttttttagtctctatttcatttacttcattctaatctttactatttttctgctaatttggggttttgttgttttttccttttttagattcTCTAGGTAcattgttagattgttaatttataatatttccacattttgatgtaggcatttattgatataaacttccctcttagcactgcttttgctatatcccacaggttttggtatgttgtattcccattttgtttcaagaaactttttgattttcatcttaatttctttgttgatgtaatagtcattcaggaacaatttttaaatgtattcatatagTTTCCAGAGTTCCTCCTGGCattgatttcttgttttattctacCGCGGTCTAAGAAGatacttaatataattttgattttttaaaagaattcgtTGAGACTTACTTTGTAgcttaacatatggtctatcctggtgAATAttctatgtgctgatgaaaaaatacatattctgtaGGTGTATACAATGATCTGTAaatgttaggtccatttggtctaaagtctAGTTTAAATCTAAtgttctttgttgattttatatctagaTGATCTGTTCAGTGCTGAGAGTGGAATGTTAAAGTTCCCCACCACTACTGCattgcatctctctctctttttggacctagtaatatttgctttatgaatctggatgctctagtattgagtgcatatatatttaaaattgttatatcctcttgctgggTTGATCTTTTTATGTAATAatgttctttgtgtgtgtgtgtgtgtgtatgtgtgtttttactgtttttgagttaaagtttgttttatgtcATAGAAGTACAACTATCCTGCTCATTTTTGGTTTCCATCTGCATataatatctttttccatctttttacttcCAGTCTATGTTTCTTTACTAGTAATTTGAGTTTCTTGTAAGAAGCAAATagttcatgtttttaaaagactcTATTCAGctattctcttcttttatttttttcattttataagcaCTTGGTTTTATTGCACAGAAGCAGTTGAAATTGGACTCCAGTGGAAAGTGTGCACTGGCATAATTCAGTGGCCAGTGCCCAGCCCCACCTAGACAGCTCTTCCAGAATAGAGAGCTCTGGGCAAGGGCTTGACCACTCCTTTGGAAAACAGAAGGCATGTGGAAATAATTAAGACGTGTCAAGCATAATGTGTCTGTAACTGCTCATTCATTATTGTGGTCATCTGTCAGTTGTACGTAGAGGCAATAAATGCACTTATTTGGAAAGGAGGGGGGCAGTTTTTATAGTCAAGTGTTTACGTGTGGCATTCAGCATGTATCACATTCAGCTACATAAGCTTTCATAACACAATCGCCCATCACCTGGGGAGGGTGTTGGGGCAGGGGGCTGGAGTTCCCAATCTTGCTAACATATTGATAACAGAAATTCCTGTTTGAAGAAGGAGGCCCCCTCATCTAAGCAGtttctttttacataaacaaagaaaaagtgaaaattgCATTACTCCGATCCTTGAGCTCTGGGCCCCTTCTGAGTTTCTTTGGCTGCTCTGGACGTTCCTTTCTCCCTGCCTTACTTCCCCTTGGCGGCCTTGTCTTCTGTGGCTTTCTCTGGAGGCCTGTTGTCTTTGGTCTGTGCTGGAGGATTTTTCAGCCTTTTCCGCCTTAGGTTTGCTTGGGTCCCTTGAGAGGGTCTTGTCATCCTCCTTGGTTTTGGCCTCTGTCTTGGGTTTCTCCTCAGGCTTCTTGGCCTCAGTGGCCTTCTGCTCCTAGGTGTCTTTTTTCTctggtgctgctgctgcctcctcctcctctgctggTTTGGTGGGTCCCTTGGCTTTGGCATCATCTGGTTCCTTCTTGGCCACCTGTCTTCTCTTTGGGTTTAGCACCTTCCTTCACCTCCACATTGGCAGGAGCCTCCTTCTCTGGGGTGGCTGCTTTTTTCTTATCTTCAGCCTCTTCCTTCTTGGCTTCAACTTTGGATTCTTTGGGCTTTTCGATGGCAAGTCCCTTCTTCTCCACCTTGGGCTTTGGGGCCTCCTTCTTGGGTGCTTCCTCTTTCTTGctgtcctcctccttctctgtttTTGGCATGGCGGgagctttctcttcctctgccttctttGGGGGATATTTGCCTTTCACCTCTTGGggcttcttttcctccttcactGGGGACTTCACCTCTTCCTTCTTTGGGATCTCCTTCTCAGGGATCTTGGCATCCTCCTTCAGGGGCAACTTCATCTTCTCTGGGGACCTGACCTCCTCGACAGAGCTTTTGGCCTTTTTGGGGGATTTGTCTGCAGGGGATCTTGCTTCCTCCTTTGCAGGACTCTTGGCTTCTAGAGACTTCACGTCAAGAGTCTTGGCCTTCTCTGGGGATTTTGCTTCCGCCTTCACTAGAGACTTGGCCTTCCCTGGAGACTTGACTTCAGCTGGAGATTTTGCCTCTTCCTTCTCAGGGGACTCCGCTTCCTCCTTTACTGGGGACTTGGCCTTTTCAGGGGACTTGACCTCAGCTGCAGACTTTGCTTCTTCTTTCACTGGGGACTTGGCCTCAGCCGGTGACTTTGCTTCTTCCTTCACTGGGGACTTGGCCTTCTCTGGAGACTTGGCCTCAGCTGGTGATCTTGCCTCTTCCTTTGCTGGGGACTTGACCTCGGCTGGGGAttttgcttcctctttctctggGGACTTGGCCTCAGCCGGTGACTTTGCCTCTTCCTTCACTGGGGACTTGGCTTCCTTCTCTGGGGATGTGGTGTCTTCAGCTGGGAGAGACTTtgcttcttctcctccctcttctgccCTCTCCTCTTcaccctcttctttctccttgccctcctcctctccggtctctttctcctcttcttcagtCACTTGGGTCTCCTCCGTCTGTTCCTCCACAATCACAGTGTCTTTCTTCGACTTCTCTACCACTTTGATCTTCTCTTCACTTTTGACCTTTATGTGAGTGGACACGGAGGGAATTTTGGGGAGTCCTTCTGGAAGCGAGAAAGGAATTGGGCCAAAGCCAGTCCGACACTCTTCGCCTTCCAGGAGTTTTCTGTAAGCGGCTATCTCTGTATCCAAAGCCATCATGACATTGAGCAGGTCCTGGTATTCTCCTAGCTGGGCTGTCACTTCCCACTTGGTGTTCCTCAGCTCGGCGTCCAGTTGCTGAATGGTTTCCTGGTAGGAGGCAATGTTGGCCTGATGACGGTCCTGCAGCTCAGAGCGCTGCCTCTCCAGTGAGTCCTTGGTGCTTTTCAGTGCTTCCAGCTGTGTGGTCCTGGCCTGCAGCTGACACAGGTACTCAGTTATCTCCTCCTGCGCTGACCGCATGGCTTCTGTGTTCACCGTCGCTGCCTCTGACAGGCAGTCCAGTCTCACTCGGAACCACTCCTCAGACTACAGCACGCTCTGCACCTTTTGGCCTTCAACCTGCACGCCACGCCCATCTCACACAGCTCCGACGTCACGTCGCACTTGAGGGCGTTGCGCGCCTCAGCCTGCCCCTGCGCGGCGCTGCAGCCCTGGATCTGGCAGAGCAACTCGCCCACCTCCTCCAGGTGGTAGCAGCGGAGCAGGTAGCCGCACTCCTCCTGCAGCGCCTGTGCCTTCTTCTGCAGTTCCACGCGCACCGCCTTAGCCTCCAGCGCGTGAGGGCGCGGGCCGCCGCCTCGGCCTCGTCGCGTTGCCAGACCTCGTTGTCTAGGCGCTGGCACACGTGCGAGATGTCCTCGAGCAGGTGCTCCCACTCCAGGCGCAACACCGCACCGCACCGCACCGTGCGTCTTGTGGACCTCGCGCTCGTGGAACTCGCCCATGGCGGCGCGGCCCACCTCCTGCTGCTGCAGGGACGCAGCGTCGCCCTCCAGTTTGCGGTCGTGGGCCTCCAGCTGCCGCTCCTTGTGGATGTAGCCTGCGAAGCAGTCCTTCAGCGCCTGCAGCTGCTCCTCCTCACTGCTCGCTGCGGCCGCCGCCACCACGCATCCCTCTGGCCGGTTGCTCAGCGTGCCCAGCGAGTCGATGCTCGAGGAAGCGGCTGGGCGAGGCAGACATGGAGCTCACGGACGTCCGCGGCCACGAGTGGAAGCTGACCGGGCCGAGCGCGTCCCGTCCCGCCTGCGCCGCCCTTTTGGGCTAGCACGTAGTGGAGGCTGCCACCACCGTGCAGCGGCGGGAACGAGGCGCCCAGCAACGCGTCCGCTCTGTGGAAGCTCATCGTGGCTGGAGCAGGTGCGCGAGGCCAGGACGGGGAGGGAGGCACTGCCTCTcttatcttttaagtggagaatttaatccgtttacattcaaagttattgATATGTCAGGCTTTGTTCCTGTCATATTGTTAATTGCTTTCTGGTTGGTTTATATATTGttcgttcttttctttttcttttattgtttgatGGGTTTCTGTAGTGGTACCattgagttttttctttctccactgtgTAATAGCTTTTccagtgaattttatactttcatgtattTTCATGATGGTAaatgttgttttttcatttccatttttagaactctcttgagcatttcttgtaggaccaGTCTAGTgctaatgaattccctcagcatttggtTGTCTGagaaaaactttatttctccttcatttatagAGGATAATTTTGCCGAATGTAGTA comes from Macaca fascicularis isolate 582-1 chromosome 10, T2T-MFA8v1.1 and encodes:
- the LOC102146511 gene encoding uncharacterized protein; the protein is MRSAQEEITEYLCQLQARTTQLEALKSTKDSLERQRSELQDRHQANIASYQETIQQLDAELRNTKWEVTAQLGEYQDLLNVMMALDTEIAAYRKLLEGEECRTGFGPIPFSLPEGLPKIPSVSTHIKVKSEEKIKVVEKSKKDTVIVEEQTEETQVTEEEEKETGEEEGKEKEEGEEERAEEGGEEAKSLPAEDTTSPEKEAKSPVKEEAKSPAEAKSPEKEEAKSPAEVKSPAKEEARSPAEAKSPEKAKSPVKEEAKSPAEAKSPVKEEAKSAAEVKSPEKAKSPVKEEAESPEKEEAKSPAEVKSPGKAKSLVKAEAKSPEKAKTLDVKSLEAKSPAKEEARSPADKSPKKAKSSVEEVRSPEKMKLPLKEDAKIPEKEIPKKEEVKSPVKEEKKPQEVKGKYPPKKAEEEKAPAMPKTEKEEDSKKEEAPKKEAPKPKVEKKGLAIEKPKESKVEAKKEEAEDKKKAATPEKEAPANVEVKEGAKPKEKTGGQEGTR